The stretch of DNA CCAAGAAATACAGTACAAGAGGTGTATGCTCAGATTTTAACGGATCTGCTTAAGGCTGAAAACTTATTTACCAACGAATCGCGTGATAAAATTTATGCTTCTAAGGAAGCGGTACAAGCCTTATTAGCACGAGTGTACTTGTATATGGGCGATAGCCAAAAGGCTATTGAGTATTCCGATAAAGTCATCAATTCGGGGAGATTTTCATTGATTACAACGGATAAATACAAAGATTTTGCAGTAACGACACCAGAAAACAATCCAGAAAATATTTTTTCAATCAAATTTTTAAAAGACACAGATTATCCTAACAATGGTTGGTATACCATTGGATCGATGTATGCAAATATTGATGGATCAGGTTGGGGAGAAATGTATGCATCTCGAAAATATTTAGAATTGGTTCGCAAGTACCCAGAAGATGTTCGTTACAGTTTAATCCAACCAGTCGTGGTTAACGAAAACGAATTACATGCTTATTATGTAAACGATAATTACGCTTATAGTAGTGTTGTGGTGACTAAAAATGGGGATGACTATACTTATTTAGATAATGGAACAACGAAAAATTTGATAAAACATTCGAATGGAGCAGGTGCATTTCAGTATTTTATCTCTATAAATGGGATTGAAAAAACAGTCTTAATTGATAAGAAATTAGATAACCGAAATGGATATTTAAAATATTATATCCTAAAATGTTCAGGACAAGAAGGGCAAGCACAATTATGGTCTCCAGTTATTTCAAGATTAAGTGAAATGTATTTAATTCGTGCGGAAGCTAATGCTAAGCTTGGTAATGATGCAGCAGCATTAAATGATGTGAATATCATCCGTTCGCGTGCTGGAATTCCAAATGAAGGACTATGGACAATGGCTAATTTAAACGGACTTTCTGTAATGGATGTTGTGATGCAAGAACGACAATTGGAGTTAGCTTGGGAAGGACATCGTAAATTTGACGTTTATCGCAATGGATTGACGATGGATCGTCGTTATCCAGGAACCCATTTATCGGGTACAGATCCATATTATGAAATTTCACCAACAGCAAATTATATCGTAGAATACATTCCAGAGCAACAAATAATTTTATCGAATGGAGTTTTAGTCCAAAATCAATAAATTAATAAATCAACAAATAAAAAAACCGTCGATAACGACGGTTTTTTTATTTAATATAGAAAATAAGATTATTCTTTGATTTTAATCGTACCAATTAATTTCGGTAAAACAGTATTTTCAAATTCTTGTTTTGCTTCTTCTAATAAAACACTGTAATCATGATAACGATTAGAAAAATGACCTAAAACCAATTTTCTGACTTCGGCTTGTTTAGCAATCATTCCTGCTTCTTTGGCTGTGGTATGACCAGTATAAGTTGCCAATTCTTTCGCTTCGTGTAAGAATGTGCTTTCATGATACAATAAATCGACTCCTTTTATCAGCGGAACGATATCTGGTTTATAGCGCGTGTCCGAACAATAGGCATAGCTTAAGGGACGAGGTCCATCAAATGTCAAGTCCTCATTCTCGATGATCGATCCATCTTCCATAACAAAATCACGACCATTTTTTAGATTTTGATAATCGCAAATTTCAATTTCTGGATATTGTTCGATGGCGTCCATATTTAATTTACGCTGCTTTGGTTTTTCACGAAACAAATATCCGTTGGTGTAGATGCGATGATTTAATGGAATAGAAAAGACCTCTACTTTTTCATCTTCGAAAACCAATACCGATTTTTTTCCTGATAATTCATTAAAATTAATCTCAAAAGAGCAATTCGATTCGGTCAATCGCAATTGCGTCATAATGAACTCTTCAATTCCTTTTGGTCCATGAATATATAAGGGAGTATCACGTCCTAATAATTGTAAAGTAGAAATTAACCCTACTAAACCAAACACATGATCTCCATGTAAATGCGAAATAAATATATGATTAATTCGATTGAATTTCGCTTTGGCTTTCCTTAATTGCACCTGAGTTCCTTCACCACAATCAATTAAAAAATAGCGTTCTGCGATATTCAATAATTGTGATGTTGGATGCGTGTACGCTGTGGGGACAGCCGAGTTAAATCCAAGAATAGTTAATTCTAAACTCAATGTTTATACGTTTATGTTGGTTAAATAATGATTTAATTGTTCAACAGCTCGTCCTCTATGGCTCATACTGTTTTTTTGTTCAGCAGTCATTTGTGCAAATGATTCGGTATAGCCTTCTGGAATAAAAATCGGATCGTATCCAAAGCCATCTGCTCCTAATATTTCTGTGGAAATCGTTCCATTTACTCGTCCTTCAAAGAAATGTTCTTCTCCATTTAAAATTAAACAGAATACAGCAATAAAGTAAGCCTTACGGTTTTCAATACCTTTCATTTCTTCTAACACCTTTGCAATATTATCTTCTGACTTTCCCGTACCTGCATAACGCGCTGAGTAAACGCCAGGAGCTCCATTTAATCCTTCAATTACTAAACCAGAATCGTCAGCAAATACATGTACTCCTGTTTTTTGGTAAATGGTTTGAGCTTTGATGCGAGCATTTTCTTTAAATGTATCACCTGTTTCTTCTATTTCATCATGAAAATTAATTTCAGTTAATGATTTGAACTGGATATTTTGAGGAAGCATTTGTTTAACTTCTTCTAATTTATGTTGATTATGTGTAGCAAAAATAAGTTCCATTACAAGTTGATTTTTTTATGTGTTATACGGTATAAAATGAAGCAAAAAACCAATGCGAAAAGGGTGAATATACTAATACTTATAAAATCAGAAGTATCAAAAACACTTTCTTCCATGGAGTTGCTTTGCATCATGAGCGTGTAGGATAAAAGATTGTTTAAGGCATGTAAAGCAACCGGTAATACCAATGATTTGGTACGATAATAAACAAATCCAAATATACATCCTAAAAGGACAGCGCCTACAAACTGCCAAGGATTAAGGTGAGCCATACCAAAAATAATGGCGCTAATCAGAATCGCTAATACGGGATTAACTTTATAATTAAGCATTCCTTTTAGGATAATTCCGCGGAATAGAACTTCTTCTAACAAGGGCGCAAGAATGCAAACCATTATAAATCCTGCTACTTTATAATTCAATAGCATTGTAAAAGAAGTCTCAAAATTTTTGTACAAATCACTTAAAACCCCATCTGTTGGAATCAATGTGGTTAAAAATTCGCATAACGGTAAAAAGCTAATCCAAATGACCACAGACAAAATAATTTCGGTGATCGAAACTTTTGTTTTGAAATCCTGAATAATGAATTGAGAATTGGTTCGTAAAGTTCCTAATAGAATTCCAATTGCTGCGAATAACCCTAGCCCAAATCCAAATGGTAATAATACATGGTTGAGTATGGGATAGAAAAAGGCAGGGAATTGGATAACAGCACCTAAAATTTGTAACGTAAAAACAGCAATTAAGCTATAAAAAAAGGCTCTTCCGATTCCGAAAGCAATAGGAGAATTACTTGTCAATTTCGAATCATTTGTGTTATTCATGGTGGTATGGTTTACCCTGCAATATACTAAATCCGCGGTAGATTTGTTCAGTTAAAAATAATCGAACCATTTGATGAGTAAACGTCATATTAGAAAGTGACATTTTTTTATTTCCACGGTTATAAACTGTTTCATCAAAACCATAAGGACCACCAATGACAAAAACCAAATTTTTTACCGATTGATTCATATAATTTTGGATATCTTGAGCAAACTGCATAGATGTAGGTTGCTTTCCTTTCTCATCCAAAATAATCACATAATCGGTATTCACAATTTTAGCTAAAATTTGTTCAGCTTCTTTTTGTTTTTGTTGAATTTCAGATAGATTCTTCCTATTTTTAAGGTCAGGGATTTCAATTCGTTGGTAGTTGATATGAGATGGTAATCGATTTTCATATTTCTGAAGAAGCAATTCGATGGCTTTTTCGTCTGTTTTACCGATGCAGATTGTTGTAATATTCATGAATGCAAAAATTCTAAGTACAAAAATATGAGCATTATCCAAACTTTTAAAACTTATTCAGGATATAATTCAATTAAAAGTTGGACACAATCCACAATGATTAATGCTGAATTGCATATTTCCATGTACGATTTCCTAAAAGTGTTTTGGATTCGAGTAATGAAAGGTAATTTTCCATTACGTTCAGCAGCCGTATCATGGATTATTTTCTTTAGTATGTTTCCTTTTATTTTATTCTTGTTTAGTATTCTACCGCATTTGCCCTATTATTTAGAAATCAAAAAATTGTTATTCACCCAATTTTTACCTCAATTACTTCCGCATCATGTCAGTAATGAAGTGATTGCATATGTTGATAAAACAACGACTGAACAGGGAAATAAAAAAGTGGATTGGTATTTAATTTTGGTAACTATATTTATGTCATCCAATGCCATTCAAGGAATTATCAATTCTTTTAATGTTTCATACCAAAATGTTTACGTTAAACGAAAGAATTCAACTTCTCGCATTATATCCATCGTGTTGACTTTATTCTTTACATTTTTTATTATTATTCAAGTGGGGATTGCTTATTATTCTTCAGTCATTTGGAAATACATGACCAAAGTAGATTTCCTATCCATATTGGGGCAATTTTCATATTTAATCAATTATTTTTCCATTTTTATGTTTTATTTTATTTCCATGTGTATGTTGTATACGTTTGGACCAAACCATAAAAAGACTAAAAGTACAGTGATCCCTGGAGCATTATTAACATCGATTTTATTTGTGTTGACCGTGATTGGATTTAATTTGTATCTAAAGAAATTTACCAACATCGATTTATTGTACGGCTCATTAGGATTAGTAATGATTATGATGATTTTTGTCTATTTTAATGTCATTCTAATGTTGGTAGGGTACGAATTAAATATGTCGATTAATTATGCAAAAAACTATTCGAAATTAAGCGATATCAAAAGTGAAAATGTAATTCGATTAAATACAGAAGAAATTTAATAATTTAATTTGCCACCACAAGTTTTACAATATTTAGCGCCATCCAAATGATAATCATCTCCACAACTCGGGCACATTTCAGTATTTTTTGGAACCTCTTGATTTGAAAATTTATTCATTTCCATCGTCACTATACCAGTAGGAACAGCAATGATTCCATAACCGATAATCATCACTACAGAAGCTAAAAATTGTCCAAATCCTGTAACGGGAGAAATATCACCATAACCAACAGTTGTCAGTGTAACAACAGCCCAATAAATACTGATTGGTATACTCGTAAAACCAGATTCGGGATGATTGCGTTCGACCATATACATGATGGATCCAATGACAATAACAATAAGCATAACAAAAGAAAGGAAGACAATGATTTTGTTTCGACTTTCTTTTAACCCCAACACAAGTACATTTTTACCATGTGTGAATTGTGTTAATCCAAATATACGGAATACACGAAGTAAACGTAGAATTCGAATGTTGGCTAAGAATTTTCCTGCTGGGAAGAATAATCCTATATAAAATGGAAGAATGGATAATAAATCGATTATTCCATAAAAACTAAAAATATATCGCCATGGTTTTTTGACCGAAAAAATACGGAGACCATATTCGATGGTAAATAAACTGGTTAAAATCCATTCAGAAATGATTAATACTTTATGGTATCGAGCATTGATGGATGGAATAGATTCAAGCATTATCATTCCAACGCTGATAAGTATAAGAAGGAGTAAACAAATGTCAAATAATTTGCCTTGTCGCGTATTCGCTTCAAAAACGGTATCGAAAATACGTTGTCTTAAACGTTCTTTTTCGTATTTTTCCATTTTTAGAAACGGAAAACGGTTTTTTAACATTGTTTAGGATTTAGTTTATACTAAATTAGAAAAAAAATAAATATGAATATACTTCTTACGGGTGGAACTGGATTTATTGGTGATCAATTAGTACGTCAATTAATTGAAAAAGGGCATAAAGTTCGTATTCTAACACGCGAAAAAGAAGTGGAGCCGCCCTATTATTCTTGGAGTAAATCATCAATTGATGAAAAAGTATTTGAAAATTTGGATGGTATCATTCATCTAGCGGGTGCTCCATTATTAAATCCGTGGACCAAATCATATAAAAAAGAAATAATAGATAGCCGTGTGGATACAGCAAATTTATTATTTAATAAAGTAAAAGAATTCAATATTCCGTTGAAATTTTTTGTTTCTGCAGGGGGGGCTAGTTACTATGGTCAAAATACATCGAACCAAATTTTTGAAGAAGGAGACTCACCCGGAAATGATTTTTTAGCAGAAGTATGCGTTCAATGGGAAAATGCCGCATTTCAATTTGAGCAATTAGGAACTCGTGTTGTTGTGATTCGCACACCGATGGTATTGGATCGAAAAGCAGACGCCTATCGTAAAATGAAAACTCCTACACAATTTGGTTTGGGAGCTTGCTTAGGTTCTGGGAAACAATGGACGACTTGGATTCATTTAGAAGATTTGTGCCGAATTTATAGTGCTGCCATCGAAAATGAAAATTACAAAGGTCCAATAAATGCAGTAACAAATGATCAGATGACGCATAAAATATTTATGGATAGATTAGCTCATCATTTACATACTAAGATTCGTCTTCCGAATATTCCTTCGGCTTTGGTAAAAATCGGAATGGGAGAGAAGGCAGTTATAATTTTAGAAGGATCACGATTATCGAATCTGAAATTAAGCCAAAACCATTTTACATTTAAATATCCCACTTTAGATAAAGCTCTAAATGAAATAATTGCAAAATGATTATTTGTGTCATTTATATATAATTGTATTTTTGAGCAATCAATTCATTATGCAATTTAAATTACTACTACCTACACTATTAATTGGAATGTTATTCTCTAATGTTTCAGGTCAAAAATCATTACCGGGTTTTAAAAAGTTAACGCCTCATCAACTTGAACTAAAAGAAGTTTCGTTCGAAAAAGATGCTTCTGCGGTTATCCTCGATGAAGATGGATTCTTGGATCTTTCGGACGGAGGTTATCAATTAACCACCAAAAGGAGAATTAAAATTTTAGATGAAAGCGCGATAAATGAAGGCAATATCCGTTTGATATTTTATGGTAAAGATAAAATACAGCACATAGGTTCGGTAAGAGCTCAAGCCATTAATCTGGTAAATGGAGAATATGTCAGCTCTCCTGTTCAAGACAAAGATATTTATACCGTAGATATTAACTCGTTGTACAAAGCGGTTCAATTTGCTGTTCCTAATGTTAAAGTGGGAACAATTATCGAATATCAATACATTTTAAGTAGTCAACCAATTTATAAAATTGATGCATGGGAATTTCAGCATGATTATCCTACGCTAGAAAGTACCCTGAAAATTAAAAATATGTTCAGTACAGGTTATGGGAAATTATTTTCTGGAAATAAATTATTGAGCAAATACAACAATAAAATAGAAGGAGATACGTGGACTTTAAATGATATTCCAAGTTCTAAACTAATTAAATATGTTCTGAATCCAAAAAACCAACTGGAAGCGATTTATTTGCAATCTTCAAATCTACGTCATTGGACTGATCTTAAAAAAGATTTAAAAGATATATACTACTTAACGGAGAATCCTTCATCTGTTAAATCATTTGCAAATGCTATATCGAATGGAGCTACAGAAAAAGAAACATTAGATCAAGTAGTGAACCATTTTAATAACCATTTTAAATGGAATAAAATTTACGGAATTTATGCCTCAAAATCTCAGAAGGACATTATTCTTGAACGTACCGGTAATCAGGCGGAACTAAATTTATTGTTTCGACAAGTTTTAAAACAAAAAGGAATTAATGCTGATTTGGTATTACTTTCTTCGCGCAAAAACGGAAAATTATTAACAAAATACCCTTTTCTTCAACAATTTGATAACGTAGTGAATAAGGTAGTGCTAAATGATGGTTCTAGTTATTTGATAAATATTGTTGATGTTCCGAAAAATGATTACAAGTATGCCCCACTTTATCTCTTCAATGATTATGGATTTGTTATGGATGATGGTAGAGAGGAAAATTTTGTACAAATGCATCAATTTTTATCCGTACATGATGTAGACTTCAAATATAATTTTCAAGATGGAAAATTGAAAGAAGTCCGTAAAGATCATCTGACAGGATATCATTACAATGAACAAATTTCTGATGCTAGAGAAATGATTTCAACGCATGTGAAATCACCTGTTTCTATGAATTATGATGGAACGAGTAATGCTTTTCAATTTAAAGATGGTAAATATTCGATTACTCATCAATCAGAAGTAAATACCTCTTCATTAGGAGCATTTTATACCTTACAAAATCCGTTAAAAAATTTCATATCCTTATATACGTTTGAAGAAGAAAAAAGATTATACCCTATAGAATTTAATTTTCCTTACTATTATAAAATATTAGTAACATCAGAAATTCCAGATGGTTTTGAAGTTTTAATTTCAAATAAGTTTAATCAGACCATTCGTACGAATGATCAATTAATATATAGCCAAACCTTTGCTCAAAAAGGGAATGTTTTACAAGTATTATATGAATTTTATTTAGGCCAATCTAATTTTCCTGCTTCGGATTATCAAGTGTTGAAAGAACATTTTACTAAAATTCAAACGGAAATCCAAAAAGAAATTACTCTAAAAAAGAAATAACTGATTGTATGAAGAAAACCAATCCATTGCAACTATTCTTAGTCACTTTATGTTTCGCAATACTAGACTGCACCCAAAAGTTTGGACACAAAAATTAATTATTATAAAAATGAGTTCGATATTCAATCGGGCTCATTTTGTTTAGATTTGATTTAATTCTTTCGTTGTTGTAATAGTAAATATATTGTTTAATTTCTTTTTTAAGTTGTTCTATTGAATTAAATTTTTTCAAGTAAAATAATTTTGATTTTAATGTACCAAAGAAATTTTCAATAATTGCATTATCCAAATAATTTCCTTTTCGACTCATACTTTGAATAATTCCTTTTTATTTTAATAAAAATTGATATTGTCTCATTTGGTATTGCCAACCCTGATCTGAGTGTAACATTAGTTTACTTCCCTTTGGGACCTTTTAAATGCTTTTTTGAGCATATTTTCCACTTGATTAAAGACGGCTGTTTTACTTCTCTTTAAATAATAATAAAAGTTACTTCTTGCCATTTTTGAACAAGCTAATAATAAGCTTAAATCAAATTCATGCCTTAATTCTACAATGGCTTGCGCCCCAGTTTTTGCGCTTGTTTTCCTCCTCTTGAACTAAAGCATTGAACTTTTTTAAATAAGCATTTTCACAACGTAAACATTCTATTTCTAACAAAAGTTCTTCTTCCTTTGTTAATACCTTTTTAGATTTTAATTGCTTATATTCAGACTTATTCATTGTACTTGGACGACCTCTTGGTTTAGATTTTAAGCCGTTAATACCAAATTTAGCATAATTTCGTTGCCAATCAATAATTGTTTTTTTGCTAGGTACTCCAAATCGTAAACCTGCTTCAAATAGAGAGAGATTTTCTTCTTCGATCGTTTGTATAACCTTTAGTTTAAAATTTGAATCATAGCTTGTATATTTTTTGGGTAGTAAATCATTTAAACCATTGTATCGATAGATTCTTACCCAATCATTCACTAATTTTTGATTGATATTATATTTCTTTGATACTGTTCGTTCTGATTGTGAAGCTTCTAAAACTTCAAGTACACATTGGTATTTAAATTCTAATGTAAATTTCTCTTTTCTTCCCATAAAAAATGCCCCAGAAAGTGTCTAACTTTTTGGGGCATGTCCATTTCTAGTTGAGGTTTTTTTATTATTCATTAATGACCATTAAATTGCATCCGCGCACATCCGAATGGTCAAAACGGCCTATAATTTCAAATTGGTTGTCACTTAATTTTTTACCAAGATCATCAGTCGCAATAAATGAACACGAATTAACATTAGCTAGATCAATCACATTCACACCGCCTGTTTTACCCATGCCCACATAATGCATTGGATCTTCCGTTTCGCGAATCATCATTTTCATCCATTGGGGCGTTTTAAACGTTAAATCACCACGAGAATAGCCTTGACTCAATAATTCGGTCATTCCATATTCGGAATGAATTTCATTTGTTCCAAAACCTTCTTTTAGGATGCGATGTAACTCCTCGCGAGTAATTTCCTTTTTACGTCCTTTCATTCCACCAGTTTCCATCACGATGGTATTTTTAAGCTTCATTTGATAGTTTTCTACAAAATCCATCAAAGCAAAAGAAACACCAATTAAAATGGCATTTTTGCCTGTTTTTTCATGTGCGATGAGGTGATCATATAATTCGTCATGATTATACAAATAGAATCCATTCTCAGGACGACCTGATTTTTCAATCCAGTATTCTACCATATCAATCAATGATGAACCTGTACGTTCTAGATAGGATGGAAGCAAAGCAAAGATGGTATAATCCGTTAAAGGACCGTAAAATTGTTCAAAACATTTTTCCAAACTATAATGATACAGGGCCTAATCGCTAACTAAGTGTCGACTTGTAGTCATTCCTGTTGTTCCTGAGCTGGTGAATATTTTTTCTGCAGGCTGATTCCCAGTGACAATATCGTATTGTTTAAAAAACTTTATAGGTAAAAATGGAATTTGCTCTAAAGTTTTTACGTCTTCAATAGCAACACCTAAATGTTCAATAAATGTACGGTATACGGGATTTTCAGTCGCTTGAAATTGGAAAACTTCTAACGCTTTCGTTAAAAATTCACGCTCATTTTGTATCGAAAAAATACTTTTTACATCTTGCATGTTGCAAAATTACAAACTAATCAGTATTATCAAACTATTGCTCATTTAGTTTTGCAATTGTTTTATTGGCGCGGAATAAATGATCTCCCAACTGCTCGTAATGCTGAATCATTTCTTTGTAATACAATGCACTTAGCGTTGCTAACTTTTCTTTATCAATCGTACGCATCAAATTGTTTTCTGCATCTTTATACGTAGCATTGATAGAACGTTCAATGATTTCGGCTTCTTTTATGGATATTTCGAATTGATTTTCGCTAATATTTTGATTGAGTATAGTGGTCGCCTGATCCAATTGATTCTGTAAAACAATTAAATAATCTCTCATTCTTGGCGTAAAATAACTGTTTGTGATTCGTCGTTTGCGATGGATGGACGCTATTTTAATGGCAATATCGCCTACCGATTCCAGATGATTACATAAAGTAATTAATTGATGGACCTCAAAACGGTTTTCATTCGGCAAATCTAAATCAGAGATTTCATTTAAAAATGTTTTTACTTCATATTCTAAATCGTCTCCATCTTTTTCCAGTTGGTAGATGCGTTCCCTAAAGATGATCATTTTTTCTTCATCACTTTCTGTAATCATTCGGCCTAAGGTATGTACTATTTGACGGGTAGTACCTGCTAAACGAATCATCTTTTTATTGGTTTCGTGGCGGTATAAATCAGAATTTGTACCAAATGGAATGGAAAAGAATTCTACTTTTTGTTCATTAATATAAGAGTTAGCTTTTAATTTTTGATGACAAAATTTAACGATTTGACCTAAGAAGGGATAAAAAAGAATGACTCCGATGATATTGCAAAGGATATCAAAAGTAATGAGTAGGATGCTATCATTGGAAGTAAACATTTTAATGAAAGCTAAAAGGTATTCGCCCACAAACAAAAATAAGATCGCACAAACAATATTGAAAATTGTATGAAATCCGGCAACCATCTTGGTTTGGTAATTTCCAATAACAGCAACCAAATGGGCAGTAATGGTTGTTCCTATATTTGCTCCTAAAACCAACATGGCCGCCAATTCAATGGGTAAGCCTTTACCAATTAATAATAGAGCAATTGTTATAGTAGCAGTTGAAAAATGCACCAGAAGGGTTAAACCAAACCCAATTCCAATAAATATCAATTGAGTTAAAATTCCGTATTGATTTAAATTTAGAATAAGATGTTGAACATCTTCTCCTTCAAAACTCGGTAAAAATAATTTGATAAAATGGATAGCAATGAAAAGAAGCGAGAGTGCAATAAGAATTCCACCCGATTTACGAATGTTTTTCTTTTTAGCCCAATATAAAGGTAAGGCCAAGAAAAGAAGAGGCAAAGCAATCATCAGAAAATCGAATGTTAATCCTAAATAAACAAACCAAAGGGTAAGGGTGGTTCCAATGTTTGCACCTAAAATTAATCCAAAAGCTTTTTTCAAATTAATTATACCAGCATTAATAAATCCTAATATAAATACAGATGCAGCAGAAGAGGATTGTAATGTGGTTGTAAATAATGTTCCGGCTACAATAGTCGAAAAATTATTAGGAGTAATCGAATTAATTGTTCGTTTAAAATTAGAGCCGGATATAGCTTGTAAATTTTCGCTCAAAAATTTTATTGCAAAAATAAACAAGGCAATCGCGCCTAAAATCTGTAAAATTTGGATCAGAATGTGCATCTAAGTTTTAATAGTGTACAAAAATAAACCAAGTTTTGTTAACTGAATATTATGTTTGCATCGAAAAAACAGAAAAGGAGCATAAAAAAGTTGATTTTTTTTTGAAACGTAAAATTTTGAAAATCAAATTCTATGCTAAAAAACCAAAAAAAAGTTGATTTTTTTTTCAAAAATACTTGCGTGATAAAAAAACTCGCCCTAATATTGCACCACGAAAACGATACGACAGTGGTTAACATAACAGCGTTGAGGTTTTCAAATTTGAAATTATTATTTTAAATATTTTTCGCCGATGTAGCTCAGTTGGCCAGAGCAGCTGATTTGTAATCAGCAGGTCGTGGGTTCGAATCCCTCCATCGGCTCCAGAAAAATTATAGGTTGGGGAGATACTCAAGCGGTCAACGAGGACGGACTGTAAATCCGTTGGTTTCACCTTCGCAGGTTCGAATCCTGCTCTCCCCACACAATTGCCGATGTAGCTCAGTTGGCCAGAGCAGCTGATTTGTAATCAGCAGGTCGTGGGTTCGAATCCCTCCATCGGCTCAACAATTTTTTTGAAATAATATTTACAAGGCGGGGAGATACTCAAGCGGTCAACGAGGACGGACTGTAAATCCGTTGGTTTCACCTTCGCAGGTTCGAATCCTGCTCTCCCCACGCAAATGCCGATGTAGCTCAGTTGGTAAGAGCAGCTGATTTGTAATCAGCAGGTCGTGGGTTCGAATCCCTCCATCGGCTCAAAAAAAGAAGTATATACGATATGCTTCTTTTTTTTATATCTTTATTTTACTAAAAATCTTCAAATTATTTCTAACTTCATTTAAGTTTTAAATTTTTTATTAATGTGTGCATCATAAAAAAAGCCCTTTTTTAAGGACTTTTTATTTGATGATGTGTTTAATTATTTCAATCGAATAGATATTCGAAATTTTCTCTGTAAATCGTGTGAAATCAATAGTGGAATGCTGATCGGCTTCATCTGAAATCGTACGAAT from Faecalibacter sp. LW9 encodes:
- a CDS encoding RagB/SusD family nutrient uptake outer membrane protein; translated protein: MKKSIYLLASIALLGFSSCELDYEPYNSLPEGQVDMIQGSAENITIGNYSQLKNWVENWHRITEYPGDNVALSGTTTDNLMYNYNYKRIVNNSRVNNYWAYSYRIIAGTNTVLARLTEGSSEANDQIIAENLYIRSLIYFYLTNVFGKPYNQSPATNLAVPLKLNDDPNENLPRNTVQEVYAQILTDLLKAENLFTNESRDKIYASKEAVQALLARVYLYMGDSQKAIEYSDKVINSGRFSLITTDKYKDFAVTTPENNPENIFSIKFLKDTDYPNNGWYTIGSMYANIDGSGWGEMYASRKYLELVRKYPEDVRYSLIQPVVVNENELHAYYVNDNYAYSSVVVTKNGDDYTYLDNGTTKNLIKHSNGAGAFQYFISINGIEKTVLIDKKLDNRNGYLKYYILKCSGQEGQAQLWSPVISRLSEMYLIRAEANAKLGNDAAALNDVNIIRSRAGIPNEGLWTMANLNGLSVMDVVMQERQLELAWEGHRKFDVYRNGLTMDRRYPGTHLSGTDPYYEISPTANYIVEYIPEQQIILSNGVLVQNQ
- a CDS encoding ribonuclease Z — protein: MSLELTILGFNSAVPTAYTHPTSQLLNIAERYFLIDCGEGTQVQLRKAKAKFNRINHIFISHLHGDHVFGLVGLISTLQLLGRDTPLYIHGPKGIEEFIMTQLRLTESNCSFEINFNELSGKKSVLVFEDEKVEVFSIPLNHRIYTNGYLFREKPKQRKLNMDAIEQYPEIEICDYQNLKNGRDFVMEDGSIIENEDLTFDGPRPLSYAYCSDTRYKPDIVPLIKGVDLLYHESTFLHEAKELATYTGHTTAKEAGMIAKQAEVRKLVLGHFSNRYHDYSVLLEEAKQEFENTVLPKLIGTIKIKE
- the rdgB gene encoding RdgB/HAM1 family non-canonical purine NTP pyrophosphatase, which gives rise to MELIFATHNQHKLEEVKQMLPQNIQFKSLTEINFHDEIEETGDTFKENARIKAQTIYQKTGVHVFADDSGLVIEGLNGAPGVYSARYAGTGKSEDNIAKVLEEMKGIENRKAYFIAVFCLILNGEEHFFEGRVNGTISTEILGADGFGYDPIFIPEGYTESFAQMTAEQKNSMSHRGRAVEQLNHYLTNINV
- a CDS encoding type II CAAX endopeptidase family protein; this encodes MNNTNDSKLTSNSPIAFGIGRAFFYSLIAVFTLQILGAVIQFPAFFYPILNHVLLPFGFGLGLFAAIGILLGTLRTNSQFIIQDFKTKVSITEIILSVVIWISFLPLCEFLTTLIPTDGVLSDLYKNFETSFTMLLNYKVAGFIMVCILAPLLEEVLFRGIILKGMLNYKVNPVLAILISAIIFGMAHLNPWQFVGAVLLGCIFGFVYYRTKSLVLPVALHALNNLLSYTLMMQSNSMEESVFDTSDFISISIFTLFALVFCFILYRITHKKINL
- the rlmH gene encoding 23S rRNA (pseudouridine(1915)-N(3))-methyltransferase RlmH; amino-acid sequence: MNITTICIGKTDEKAIELLLQKYENRLPSHINYQRIEIPDLKNRKNLSEIQQKQKEAEQILAKIVNTDYVIILDEKGKQPTSMQFAQDIQNYMNQSVKNLVFVIGGPYGFDETVYNRGNKKMSLSNMTFTHQMVRLFLTEQIYRGFSILQGKPYHHE
- a CDS encoding YihY/virulence factor BrkB family protein, yielding MSIIQTFKTYSGYNSIKSWTQSTMINAELHISMYDFLKVFWIRVMKGNFPLRSAAVSWIIFFSMFPFILFLFSILPHLPYYLEIKKLLFTQFLPQLLPHHVSNEVIAYVDKTTTEQGNKKVDWYLILVTIFMSSNAIQGIINSFNVSYQNVYVKRKNSTSRIISIVLTLFFTFFIIIQVGIAYYSSVIWKYMTKVDFLSILGQFSYLINYFSIFMFYFISMCMLYTFGPNHKKTKSTVIPGALLTSILFVLTVIGFNLYLKKFTNIDLLYGSLGLVMIMMIFVYFNVILMLVGYELNMSINYAKNYSKLSDIKSENVIRLNTEEI
- a CDS encoding ion transporter — protein: MEKYEKERLRQRIFDTVFEANTRQGKLFDICLLLLILISVGMIMLESIPSINARYHKVLIISEWILTSLFTIEYGLRIFSVKKPWRYIFSFYGIIDLLSILPFYIGLFFPAGKFLANIRILRLLRVFRIFGLTQFTHGKNVLVLGLKESRNKIIVFLSFVMLIVIVIGSIMYMVERNHPESGFTSIPISIYWAVVTLTTVGYGDISPVTGFGQFLASVVMIIGYGIIAVPTGIVTMEMNKFSNQEVPKNTEMCPSCGDDYHLDGAKYCKTCGGKLNY